One Chthonomonas sp. genomic window, CCTCAACGGTCGCACCATCGGCGTCTTCGAAATGAAGATGAATGGCAAGCCCAAAATGACCATGTCCATGCCCGGGGACGCCAAAACGAAGTCCAGCGGCATGGGAATGTCCATGGATATGGAGATCAGTGGTCTTACCACGCTGAGGGTGGATACGAAGACAGGCATGCTGGAGAGCAGCAACGGGACCACCAACATGAAGATGCTGATCAAGATGTCCGGTATGGGTAGCCAGGCCGGAGGACCAGGCGGCATGAAGATGGAGCAGGCCATCAAGGTCAACATCAAAAAGCTCTAACACGTGAACATCCAAGAACAAGAGAGTCCCGAGGCATTCTTCGCCTCGGGACTCTCTTGTTCGGGGCCGGCTGGATTAGCCTTCGACGTACTGTACAAGCCCCACCCGGTTACCATCGGGGTCAAGCACTTCGGTCGAGAATCCGACGCCCGGCACCGGACTCTTAGGCTCATTCGCAGTGCCACCCAAGCGCGTGGCCTTGGCCATCATCGAGTCGAGATCTTCGACTCGGTACCAAATTTGGCATCGCGGTGCAGGGTCCGGTGCGTCGATCTTCAAGAGCCCGCCAATGTGCGAATCACCGTTGGCGAACACTACCATCTCCTCCATGAAGCTGCGAAACGTCCAGCCGAAGAGCCCTTCGTAGAATGCCTGCGAGCGCGCGAGGTCGGTGACGAAGTATTCAACGTGGCAAATGTTGTTGCAGGTTTCCATGGGCTGATGATAGCCCGAGGTCCGTTATCCTACTCAGCGGAATTGCCCTTCGTAGGGCTTGCGCCGTGTGCCTGGCGGTACATACGGCTGAAGGTGGGAAGGCTTCGATAGCCGAGCTCCCGCGCCGCCTGTGATGCGCGAAGTCCTTGGTTCACGAGCTCTTTCGCTCGGCGCATTCGCATGATGGAGCGGTATTTCGCGGGTGCGACACCGTAGGTGGCGCGAAACAGGCGGACAAAATGGTCCTCGGAGAGGTTTGCCAAGCATGCGAGGTGGTAGTTGGTCAAAGCCTGAGAAAGTTTAGAGACGATCGCCTCCCTGGCAACTTCGAGTTGCGGTTCAAGCTCTGCGCGTGTGACCCAGCGCGCCGCAGGGATGCGGGACATTCTCAGTGCGTTGGGGCAAGGCATGAGGAAATGAATCGGCCCTCGATGCGTGGTGGCACCGAGGGTCGAGAGCGAGTGTCAGTTCGGATTTGGTGTGATCGAGAAGCCTTGGACCGATAGCTCCTGGCCGATGTGGCGGAGCTTCTTCATGGCCCGCAGCTCGATCTGTCGCACGCGCTCGCGCGTGACGTTGAGTGCGCTGCCAACTTCTTCGAGCGTTCGCGATCGGCCGTCGTCAAGTCCGAAGCGCAGACGAACGACGTCGCGCTCACGGCCGGTCAGTCGGCTCAAGATGCCATCGATCTCTTCGCGGCGAATGAGCGTCCAAGTCACATCGCCCGGCGTGGGCATATTGTTACTCGGGACGAAGTCGCCGATGGAGCTATTGTCCTTTTCGCCGACCGGAGTTTCCAGCGAGAGTGGCTCAACGGCCACGCGCATCATTTCCTGGACTCGGTCTGGGCTCATCTGCACGCGCTCGGCAACTTCCTCCGGCGTCGGCTCCCGTCGCAGCTCTTGCTGCAGCTGGTTGGCGGTCTTCATCACCTTGTTGATCAGCTCGGCCACGTACACCGGGATGCGGATGGTGCGTCCCTGGTTAATGATGGCGCGTGCGATCGCTCGGCGAATCCACCACGTGGCGTACGTCGAGAAGCGGAATCCCTTTCGCCAGTCGAACTTCTCAACGGCGCGGATGAGGCCTAGATTGCCCTCCTGGATGAGGTCAGCCAGCGGGATGCCGCGAGCGTTGTACTTCTTCGCAATCGAGACTACGAGTCGCAGGTTTGATTCAATCAGGTGCTGCTTGGCCTGGATGCCCGACTTGACGATCCACTTGATGTCTTCCTCGTCAAAGTTCTCATCGCGACCCAACAGGCGTGCGAGTTCCTTGAACTTGCCGCTCTCGGCGAGGTCTCGCGCTTGGACTCGCTTCGCGAGATCCTCTTCTTGACCGGGCGTGAGCAAGTGCGCGCGCCGAGTCTGGCGCATCCACATCTCAAGTTCTTCCGAGTCGTCATGCTGCGGCGGGGCCTCGGCCTCCTCCTCAGCTTCCTCCTCGGTCAGATCCAACAAATCGTCTTCGGCTGGTTCTGTGAGGTCGTCCGCTAAAGCGTGGGTGGCCGCGCTGGAATAAGCCGCGCGGCTCGTGCTACGCACTGTGATGGGCTTACCCCTTCGTGCTGCTGTTTGTAATCCGTTTTCAACCGACATTTTGTTAATACAACCTCCGTATTCAACGCCAATTCGCACGCCTCAGTTTCATCATCTCAAATCCGAGCCCCGCTGGGGGTCTTCGTAGAGGGGCGAATGGCCGCCATCCGTGCGTTATGTTTTTGTAAATCTGTTCCTAATGGTTAACACTATCAAGCGCAGCGAAAATTGTCAAGAAATTTCTTGCGAATTTCTGCGCCAAGTCTCTTCCGGAGCAATTAGCGTGCCGTTACACGCATAAGACCGGAACAAATACGACGTTCGTTCGGCTTGAACGGTCAGTCGTTTCGACTTGAACGGAGGTTCGACGGTGAAC contains:
- a CDS encoding VOC family protein; this encodes METCNNICHVEYFVTDLARSQAFYEGLFGWTFRSFMEEMVVFANGDSHIGGLLKIDAPDPAPRCQIWYRVEDLDSMMAKATRLGGTANEPKSPVPGVGFSTEVLDPDGNRVGLVQYVEG
- a CDS encoding helix-turn-helix transcriptional regulator; this translates as MSRIPAARWVTRAELEPQLEVAREAIVSKLSQALTNYHLACLANLSEDHFVRLFRATYGVAPAKYRSIMRMRRAKELVNQGLRASQAARELGYRSLPTFSRMYRQAHGASPTKGNSAE
- a CDS encoding sigma-70 family RNA polymerase sigma factor, which encodes MWMRQTRRAHLLTPGQEEDLAKRVQARDLAESGKFKELARLLGRDENFDEEDIKWIVKSGIQAKQHLIESNLRLVVSIAKKYNARGIPLADLIQEGNLGLIRAVEKFDWRKGFRFSTYATWWIRRAIARAIINQGRTIRIPVYVAELINKVMKTANQLQQELRREPTPEEVAERVQMSPDRVQEMMRVAVEPLSLETPVGEKDNSSIGDFVPSNNMPTPGDVTWTLIRREEIDGILSRLTGRERDVVRLRFGLDDGRSRTLEEVGSALNVTRERVRQIELRAMKKLRHIGQELSVQGFSITPNPN